The proteins below are encoded in one region of Numenius arquata chromosome W, bNumArq3.hap1.1, whole genome shotgun sequence:
- the LOC141476735 gene encoding syncytin-2-like → MADKAQILEALSTTIWQYCKFSERMASKGSTIGPCKLPKGYWWLCGDGYSRKQLPAGWKGTCTIGYLTSQDTVFNQSEIPSGMLRTPWRKIREVENPLVTRGTRFHSFVRWFIPFLGVSELEKAIVNISATIEVLEKSTIDAIQALQQEVQSLANVVGQNRMALDLLTWKEGGLCAVINQSCCSYVNQNGRIEKDLQNLIAKTQILHLTAQDDTTFGFSDLWEKLTSWLPNFAWLKRLFIVLVAILMLGTLVCALIRCLMCCARGAKDEYIQWKKHQLRERVESGKYFRNQMERENVL, encoded by the exons ATGGCGGATAAAGCTCAAATCCTGGAAGCCTTGTCTACCACTATTTGGCAGTACTGTAAATTCAGTGAGAGGATGGCAAGCAAAGGAT caactattggaccctgtaagttacctaaagggtattggtggttgtgtggagatggatatagtagaaaacagctgcccgcgggatggaagggaacttgcacaataggctatctaactagccaggatacggtgtttaatcagtccgaaatcccctcaggaatgttgagaacaccttggaggaaaATTCGGgaagtggaaaaccctctagtgacgaggggaacaaggttccacagctttgtaaggtggtttataccgttcctgggcgtcagtgaattggaaaaggcaattgtgaacatatcggccactatagaagtgcttgagaaatctacaattgatgctatacaagcacttcaacaagaagtccagtcattagcaaatgtggtgggacaaaatagaatggcattagacttattaacctggaaagaaggaggcttatgtgcagtgattaatcaaagctgctgttcatatgtaaaccagaatgggagaatagagaaagacttacaaaatctcatagctaaaactcagattttgcatttgactgcgcaagatgacaccacattcgggttttctgatctttgggaaaagttaacctcgtggttacctaactttgcttggcttaagcgactgtttatcgttctagtagcaatacttatgttaggaactttagtgtgtgcattaattagatgtcttatgtgttgtgccaggggggccaaagatgaatacattcaatggaagaagcatcagctccgtgaacgagtggaatctgggaagtattttagaaatcagatggagagggagaatgtgttatag